From one Alosa alosa isolate M-15738 ecotype Scorff River chromosome 5, AALO_Geno_1.1, whole genome shotgun sequence genomic stretch:
- the lsm1 gene encoding U6 snRNA-associated Sm-like protein LSm1 produces MNYMPGTASLIEDIDKKHLVLLRDGRTLIGILRSIDQFANLVLHQTVERIHVGKKFGDIPRGIFVVRGENVVLLGEVDLDKECDQILQRVSIEEILEEQRIEQQAKQESERLKLQAVKERGLSIPKADTLDDF; encoded by the exons ATGAATTATATGCCAGGAACTGCTAGTCTAATCGAGGACATCGATA AAAAACACCTCGTCCTACTTCGTGACGGAAGGACGTTAATAGGTATTCTCAGAAGCATAGACCAATTTG CCAATTTGGTGTTGCATCAAACTGTGGAACGCATTCATGTTGGCAAGAAGTTTGGAGATATCCCCAGAGGGATTTTTGTTGTCAGAGGAGAGAATGTTGTTCTGCTGGGTGAAGTA GATCTAGATAAAGAGTGTGACCAGATTCTCCAGCGTGTGTCCATTGAGGAGATCCTGGAGGAGCAAAGGATAGAGCAGCAGGCCAAACAGGAGTCCGAAAGGCTCAAACTACAAGCTGTCAAGGAGCGAGGCCTGTCTATTCCTAAAGCAGACACCCTGGACGATTTTTGA
- the bag4 gene encoding BAG family molecular chaperone regulator 4 isoform X2 yields the protein MAYDTAGNDRSGGEPAWVMHQMQASSKPHLPSHFNSENNNWNGTMDSTPYSGYPSNYWYPQSHTTGPYGNAYPPGTEVNGQPPYQLSAYPNGVYNPQQYSTNMLHPSNPFYCAEQMPPRQPHYHNQGCPERSAAQPAPPPYPVQHCQGGPGYHPGSYQHYGEGGPTMPQNPPYPGQQAMHSRAPQPEAWAHSGGYSPSPAPQQQWQPGNQAPHGPYGNHVRPPHPPPWQGPAPPPYEHKDHQFSGQHPQARPQPLGPKPRPITPNQAQGKPTEFSAPPQLYKPGGGKLQESKPAQAEPPPQAPNPTRAPPGPQLSDNPSLARVQQVMFRVQLLQEDVDEFVGKKTDKSYRCLEELLTKELLVLDSVETNGQEVVRLARKDTVQRIQGILDQLEKKAF from the exons ATGGCGTACGACACAGCTGGCAACGACAGGAGTGGAGGGGAGCCTGCTTGGGTCATGCATCAAATGCAGGCAAGCTCTAAACCGCACTTGCCATCACATTTTAACTCGGAGAATAATAACTGGAACGGCACCATG gaTTCGACGCCATACTCTGGATATCCCTCTAACTATTGGTATCCCCAGTCGCATACGACAGGACCTTATGGAAATGCGTATCCTCCAGGCACGGAGGTAAACGGGCAACCGCCCTATCAG CTGTCTGCGTACCCCAATGGTGTTTACAATCCTCAACAGTACTCCACAAATATGCTTCATCCATCCAATCCGTTCTACTGTGCTGAACAAATGCCACCCCGGCAGCCTCATTACCACAATCAAGGCTGTCCTGAACGAAGTGCAGCACAACCAGCACCGCCTCCTTATCCTGTTCAACACTGTCAAGGG GGCCCTGGCTACCATCCAGGCTCTTACCAGCACTATGGAGAGGGGGGTCCCACGATGCCCCAGAATCCTCCATACCCGGGCCAGCAAGCCATGCACTCCAGAGCCCCACAACCAGAAGCATGGGCTCATTCTGGGGGCTACAGCCCCTCTCCAGCCCCACAACAGCAGTGGCAGCCCGGAAACCAGGCGCCACATGGTCCCTATGGCAACCACGTCAGgcctccccacccccctccatggCAAGGACCAGCCCCTCCTCCATATGAGCACAAG GACCATCAGTTCTCTGGGCAGCATCCACAGGCTCGTCCACAGCCCCTTGGGCCCAAACCTCGACCCATCACGCCCAACCAGGCCCAGGGCAAGCCCACAGAGTTCAGTGCTCCCCCTCAACTTTACAAGCCAGGAGGCGGGAAGTTGCAGGAGTCCAAGCCAGCTCAAGCTGAGCCTCCTCCTCAGGCACCCAACCCTACCAGAGCTCCCCCAGGCCCCCAGCTGAGTGACAACCCCAGTCTAGCCCGCGTCCAGCAGGTCATGTTCCGGGTACAGCTGCTGCAGGAGGATGTGGACGAGTTTGTGGGCAAAAAGACGGACAAAAGCTACCGGTGCCTGGAGGAGCTACTGACCAAAGAGCTACTGGTGCTGGACTCAGTGGAGACCAACGGCCAGGAAGTGGTCCGGCTGGCCCGCAAGGATACGGTGCAGAGGATCCAGGGTATACTGGACCAGCTGGAGAAGAAGGCCTTCTGA
- the bag4 gene encoding BAG family molecular chaperone regulator 4 isoform X3, whose amino-acid sequence MAYDTAGNDRSGGEPAWVMHQMQDSTPYSGYPSNYWYPQSHTTGPYGNAYPPGTEVNGQPPYQQLSAYPNGVYNPQQYSTNMLHPSNPFYCAEQMPPRQPHYHNQGCPERSAAQPAPPPYPVQHCQGGPGYHPGSYQHYGEGGPTMPQNPPYPGQQAMHSRAPQPEAWAHSGGYSPSPAPQQQWQPGNQAPHGPYGNHVRPPHPPPWQGPAPPPYEHKDHQFSGQHPQARPQPLGPKPRPITPNQAQGKPTEFSAPPQLYKPGGGKLQESKPAQAEPPPQAPNPTRAPPGPQLSDNPSLARVQQVMFRVQLLQEDVDEFVGKKTDKSYRCLEELLTKELLVLDSVETNGQEVVRLARKDTVQRIQGILDQLEKKAF is encoded by the exons ATGGCGTACGACACAGCTGGCAACGACAGGAGTGGAGGGGAGCCTGCTTGGGTCATGCATCAAATGCAG gaTTCGACGCCATACTCTGGATATCCCTCTAACTATTGGTATCCCCAGTCGCATACGACAGGACCTTATGGAAATGCGTATCCTCCAGGCACGGAGGTAAACGGGCAACCGCCCTATCAG CAGCTGTCTGCGTACCCCAATGGTGTTTACAATCCTCAACAGTACTCCACAAATATGCTTCATCCATCCAATCCGTTCTACTGTGCTGAACAAATGCCACCCCGGCAGCCTCATTACCACAATCAAGGCTGTCCTGAACGAAGTGCAGCACAACCAGCACCGCCTCCTTATCCTGTTCAACACTGTCAAGGG GGCCCTGGCTACCATCCAGGCTCTTACCAGCACTATGGAGAGGGGGGTCCCACGATGCCCCAGAATCCTCCATACCCGGGCCAGCAAGCCATGCACTCCAGAGCCCCACAACCAGAAGCATGGGCTCATTCTGGGGGCTACAGCCCCTCTCCAGCCCCACAACAGCAGTGGCAGCCCGGAAACCAGGCGCCACATGGTCCCTATGGCAACCACGTCAGgcctccccacccccctccatggCAAGGACCAGCCCCTCCTCCATATGAGCACAAG GACCATCAGTTCTCTGGGCAGCATCCACAGGCTCGTCCACAGCCCCTTGGGCCCAAACCTCGACCCATCACGCCCAACCAGGCCCAGGGCAAGCCCACAGAGTTCAGTGCTCCCCCTCAACTTTACAAGCCAGGAGGCGGGAAGTTGCAGGAGTCCAAGCCAGCTCAAGCTGAGCCTCCTCCTCAGGCACCCAACCCTACCAGAGCTCCCCCAGGCCCCCAGCTGAGTGACAACCCCAGTCTAGCCCGCGTCCAGCAGGTCATGTTCCGGGTACAGCTGCTGCAGGAGGATGTGGACGAGTTTGTGGGCAAAAAGACGGACAAAAGCTACCGGTGCCTGGAGGAGCTACTGACCAAAGAGCTACTGGTGCTGGACTCAGTGGAGACCAACGGCCAGGAAGTGGTCCGGCTGGCCCGCAAGGATACGGTGCAGAGGATCCAGGGTATACTGGACCAGCTGGAGAAGAAGGCCTTCTGA
- the bag4 gene encoding BAG family molecular chaperone regulator 4 isoform X1, translating into MAYDTAGNDRSGGEPAWVMHQMQASSKPHLPSHFNSENNNWNGTMDSTPYSGYPSNYWYPQSHTTGPYGNAYPPGTEVNGQPPYQQLSAYPNGVYNPQQYSTNMLHPSNPFYCAEQMPPRQPHYHNQGCPERSAAQPAPPPYPVQHCQGGPGYHPGSYQHYGEGGPTMPQNPPYPGQQAMHSRAPQPEAWAHSGGYSPSPAPQQQWQPGNQAPHGPYGNHVRPPHPPPWQGPAPPPYEHKDHQFSGQHPQARPQPLGPKPRPITPNQAQGKPTEFSAPPQLYKPGGGKLQESKPAQAEPPPQAPNPTRAPPGPQLSDNPSLARVQQVMFRVQLLQEDVDEFVGKKTDKSYRCLEELLTKELLVLDSVETNGQEVVRLARKDTVQRIQGILDQLEKKAF; encoded by the exons ATGGCGTACGACACAGCTGGCAACGACAGGAGTGGAGGGGAGCCTGCTTGGGTCATGCATCAAATGCAGGCAAGCTCTAAACCGCACTTGCCATCACATTTTAACTCGGAGAATAATAACTGGAACGGCACCATG gaTTCGACGCCATACTCTGGATATCCCTCTAACTATTGGTATCCCCAGTCGCATACGACAGGACCTTATGGAAATGCGTATCCTCCAGGCACGGAGGTAAACGGGCAACCGCCCTATCAG CAGCTGTCTGCGTACCCCAATGGTGTTTACAATCCTCAACAGTACTCCACAAATATGCTTCATCCATCCAATCCGTTCTACTGTGCTGAACAAATGCCACCCCGGCAGCCTCATTACCACAATCAAGGCTGTCCTGAACGAAGTGCAGCACAACCAGCACCGCCTCCTTATCCTGTTCAACACTGTCAAGGG GGCCCTGGCTACCATCCAGGCTCTTACCAGCACTATGGAGAGGGGGGTCCCACGATGCCCCAGAATCCTCCATACCCGGGCCAGCAAGCCATGCACTCCAGAGCCCCACAACCAGAAGCATGGGCTCATTCTGGGGGCTACAGCCCCTCTCCAGCCCCACAACAGCAGTGGCAGCCCGGAAACCAGGCGCCACATGGTCCCTATGGCAACCACGTCAGgcctccccacccccctccatggCAAGGACCAGCCCCTCCTCCATATGAGCACAAG GACCATCAGTTCTCTGGGCAGCATCCACAGGCTCGTCCACAGCCCCTTGGGCCCAAACCTCGACCCATCACGCCCAACCAGGCCCAGGGCAAGCCCACAGAGTTCAGTGCTCCCCCTCAACTTTACAAGCCAGGAGGCGGGAAGTTGCAGGAGTCCAAGCCAGCTCAAGCTGAGCCTCCTCCTCAGGCACCCAACCCTACCAGAGCTCCCCCAGGCCCCCAGCTGAGTGACAACCCCAGTCTAGCCCGCGTCCAGCAGGTCATGTTCCGGGTACAGCTGCTGCAGGAGGATGTGGACGAGTTTGTGGGCAAAAAGACGGACAAAAGCTACCGGTGCCTGGAGGAGCTACTGACCAAAGAGCTACTGGTGCTGGACTCAGTGGAGACCAACGGCCAGGAAGTGGTCCGGCTGGCCCGCAAGGATACGGTGCAGAGGATCCAGGGTATACTGGACCAGCTGGAGAAGAAGGCCTTCTGA
- the bag4 gene encoding BAG family molecular chaperone regulator 4 isoform X4, giving the protein MAYDTAGNDRSGGEPAWVMHQMQDSTPYSGYPSNYWYPQSHTTGPYGNAYPPGTEVNGQPPYQLSAYPNGVYNPQQYSTNMLHPSNPFYCAEQMPPRQPHYHNQGCPERSAAQPAPPPYPVQHCQGGPGYHPGSYQHYGEGGPTMPQNPPYPGQQAMHSRAPQPEAWAHSGGYSPSPAPQQQWQPGNQAPHGPYGNHVRPPHPPPWQGPAPPPYEHKDHQFSGQHPQARPQPLGPKPRPITPNQAQGKPTEFSAPPQLYKPGGGKLQESKPAQAEPPPQAPNPTRAPPGPQLSDNPSLARVQQVMFRVQLLQEDVDEFVGKKTDKSYRCLEELLTKELLVLDSVETNGQEVVRLARKDTVQRIQGILDQLEKKAF; this is encoded by the exons ATGGCGTACGACACAGCTGGCAACGACAGGAGTGGAGGGGAGCCTGCTTGGGTCATGCATCAAATGCAG gaTTCGACGCCATACTCTGGATATCCCTCTAACTATTGGTATCCCCAGTCGCATACGACAGGACCTTATGGAAATGCGTATCCTCCAGGCACGGAGGTAAACGGGCAACCGCCCTATCAG CTGTCTGCGTACCCCAATGGTGTTTACAATCCTCAACAGTACTCCACAAATATGCTTCATCCATCCAATCCGTTCTACTGTGCTGAACAAATGCCACCCCGGCAGCCTCATTACCACAATCAAGGCTGTCCTGAACGAAGTGCAGCACAACCAGCACCGCCTCCTTATCCTGTTCAACACTGTCAAGGG GGCCCTGGCTACCATCCAGGCTCTTACCAGCACTATGGAGAGGGGGGTCCCACGATGCCCCAGAATCCTCCATACCCGGGCCAGCAAGCCATGCACTCCAGAGCCCCACAACCAGAAGCATGGGCTCATTCTGGGGGCTACAGCCCCTCTCCAGCCCCACAACAGCAGTGGCAGCCCGGAAACCAGGCGCCACATGGTCCCTATGGCAACCACGTCAGgcctccccacccccctccatggCAAGGACCAGCCCCTCCTCCATATGAGCACAAG GACCATCAGTTCTCTGGGCAGCATCCACAGGCTCGTCCACAGCCCCTTGGGCCCAAACCTCGACCCATCACGCCCAACCAGGCCCAGGGCAAGCCCACAGAGTTCAGTGCTCCCCCTCAACTTTACAAGCCAGGAGGCGGGAAGTTGCAGGAGTCCAAGCCAGCTCAAGCTGAGCCTCCTCCTCAGGCACCCAACCCTACCAGAGCTCCCCCAGGCCCCCAGCTGAGTGACAACCCCAGTCTAGCCCGCGTCCAGCAGGTCATGTTCCGGGTACAGCTGCTGCAGGAGGATGTGGACGAGTTTGTGGGCAAAAAGACGGACAAAAGCTACCGGTGCCTGGAGGAGCTACTGACCAAAGAGCTACTGGTGCTGGACTCAGTGGAGACCAACGGCCAGGAAGTGGTCCGGCTGGCCCGCAAGGATACGGTGCAGAGGATCCAGGGTATACTGGACCAGCTGGAGAAGAAGGCCTTCTGA
- the LOC125294791 gene encoding dual specificity protein phosphatase 26-like isoform X1 — MNSTWPSLGLVERKVYTNWKSKALVLDIFARNQDFGSRQRLSRDFGRMATRNYLWQSDTSSSVKPEIDYSSPGLAVMEVERLLFTGRMISSHADEVWPKLYIGDYDSAENRSELTARGFTHIVNCAHTSRRGGPDYYKGMDITYLGIEGRDSPEYDMSANFNTAANFIHKALSGGGKVLVHCHVGVSRSATVVLAYLMLKHHMTLVDAITTVKEGRGIIPNRGFLRQLINLQIQLYGRNSH; from the exons ATGAATTCAACgtggcctagcctaggccttGTTGAGAGAAAAG TTTACACGAATTGGAAATCAAAAGCTTTGGTTTTGGATATCTTCGCGCGCAATCAAGACTTTGGATCAAGACAAAGGCTATCACGCGACTTTGGCAGAATGGCTACTCGGAATTATCTTTGGCAAAGTGATACCTCAAGTTCAGTCAAACCGGAGATTGACTACAGTTCTCCTGGACTTGCCGTGATGGAAGTCGAGCGTCTCCTTTTCACCGGGAGAATGATCAGTAGCCATGCCGACGAAGTTTGGCCAAAACTTTACATTGGGGATTA TGATAGTGCAGAAAATCGCAGTGAGCTCACAGCCCGTGGCTTCACACATATTGTGAACTGCGCACACACGTCCAGGCGTGGTGGGCCTGACTACTACAAGGGCATGGACATTACATACCTCGGGATCGAAGGCCGCGATTCTCCTGAGTACGACATGAGCGCAAACTTCAACACGGCTGCCAACTTCATTCACAAAGCACTCAGTGGAGGAG GTAAAGTCCTGGTCCATTGCCATGTAGGTGTAAGTCGCTCGGCTACAGTGGTCCTGGCTTACTTGATGCTGAAACATCACATGACCTTGGTGGATGCCATCACCACTGTGAAGGAGGGCCGTGGCATCATCCCCAACCGTGGCTTTCTACGACAGCTCATCAACCTGCAGATCCAACTCTATGGCAGAAATAGCCACTAA
- the LOC125294791 gene encoding dual specificity protein phosphatase 26-like isoform X2, whose amino-acid sequence MATRNYLWQSDTSSSVKPEIDYSSPGLAVMEVERLLFTGRMISSHADEVWPKLYIGDYDSAENRSELTARGFTHIVNCAHTSRRGGPDYYKGMDITYLGIEGRDSPEYDMSANFNTAANFIHKALSGGGKVLVHCHVGVSRSATVVLAYLMLKHHMTLVDAITTVKEGRGIIPNRGFLRQLINLQIQLYGRNSH is encoded by the exons ATGGCTACTCGGAATTATCTTTGGCAAAGTGATACCTCAAGTTCAGTCAAACCGGAGATTGACTACAGTTCTCCTGGACTTGCCGTGATGGAAGTCGAGCGTCTCCTTTTCACCGGGAGAATGATCAGTAGCCATGCCGACGAAGTTTGGCCAAAACTTTACATTGGGGATTA TGATAGTGCAGAAAATCGCAGTGAGCTCACAGCCCGTGGCTTCACACATATTGTGAACTGCGCACACACGTCCAGGCGTGGTGGGCCTGACTACTACAAGGGCATGGACATTACATACCTCGGGATCGAAGGCCGCGATTCTCCTGAGTACGACATGAGCGCAAACTTCAACACGGCTGCCAACTTCATTCACAAAGCACTCAGTGGAGGAG GTAAAGTCCTGGTCCATTGCCATGTAGGTGTAAGTCGCTCGGCTACAGTGGTCCTGGCTTACTTGATGCTGAAACATCACATGACCTTGGTGGATGCCATCACCACTGTGAAGGAGGGCCGTGGCATCATCCCCAACCGTGGCTTTCTACGACAGCTCATCAACCTGCAGATCCAACTCTATGGCAGAAATAGCCACTAA